TTGGCGCAATTATTATGGTCGGTTACAATTAAATGGCGGAGTAACTTATAGTGTTACAGACTGGAAAATTTCCTTAAATGCAACGTATTTAGCAAAACGTGAACGTGATACTGATACCGGTGGTAAGATCAAACCGATGTTATTAACAAATCTTAATATTAATCATAATTTATCAGATGACAAAGAAATATTTTTAACAATAGATAATATTTTTGACCGTAAAGATATTACTTCTCATGCTACTTCTGAGTATTATACAATGGGGCGTAGTTTCAAACTTGGTTATAAAACAAAGTTATAATAAAACTTCTTTACTACTGGCTGGTTAAAGCTTAGAATATTAATAAAAATAATTGTAAAGAAGGATGAAGATGGATAGACTTAAAAAGATTATAAACTATTTAAGTTTAGAAGAATTTTTAAATGCCATAACTCATGGAATTGGTGCTGTGTTAGCGGTTGTTGGCTTTGTGGCGTTAATTATTGAAGCTTATTTAAATGGCGGTAAATGGCACTTGGTTAGCTTCTTGATTTATGGGATAAGTTTAATTTTATTATATGTGGCGTCGACTTTGTATCATAGTTTTAAAAATGAAAAAATTAAGGGTTATTTGAAAATATTTGATCATTCGGCAATCTATTTGTTAATAGCCGGTAATTATACACCGTTTGTCTTAGTACCATTACATGGTGTTTTAGGGTGGAGTATTTTTGGGATAGTGTGGGGAATGGCCTTAATTGGAATTGTGTTTAAATTGTTTTTTGCCAAAAGATTTAAATTTATTTCGACTATTTGTTATTTAATTATGGGCTGGTTTGCAGTTGTTATGATTAAACCGTTGTTAGCTAGTTTACCAATTGGGGCAATTTATTGGCTATTATTAGGTGGAGTGTTTTACACAATTGGTTCAGTATTTTATCTGATGAAAAGAATACCATATAATCATGTCATATGGCATTTATTTGTTTTAGCCGGTAGCTCAGCTCATTTTGTAGCTGTATTGGGTTATTTGACGAATATTAAGGTTAATTAAAAAATAAAATGGAGGGGCCGTTAAGACTTAGGCGAAGTCTTAACGGCCCTGGTTTTTTAATGTATATAATTGATTTTCTACTATTAATATTTAGCAAAAGATAATAATAGAATCAAATATACCAAGTATACTTATTTAAGATTATGAAAAGTAAAAGTCCTTATTTTAAGAAACAAGATAATAAAAATCCACCAAGAGTTCCACCGATAATTGAATTAACGAAGGTTGGGATGGACTTACCGA
Above is a genomic segment from Negativicutes bacterium containing:
- a CDS encoding hemolysin III family protein, which translates into the protein MDRLKKIINYLSLEEFLNAITHGIGAVLAVVGFVALIIEAYLNGGKWHLVSFLIYGISLILLYVASTLYHSFKNEKIKGYLKIFDHSAIYLLIAGNYTPFVLVPLHGVLGWSIFGIVWGMALIGIVFKLFFAKRFKFISTICYLIMGWFAVVMIKPLLASLPIGAIYWLLLGGVFYTIGSVFYLMKRIPYNHVIWHLFVLAGSSAHFVAVLGYLTNIKVN